Genomic segment of Bacteroidota bacterium:
TGTCTTGATACATCTCCTAAACGAAAACGCATATAACGAATAATAACATTATCTGCATCCACACCCAATGCATAATTACGTAAGCAAATGCCATCACCCGGAGCTGTTTGTCCCGCAATTGTTACACTTCCATTTCTAATTGATAAACTACTATTTAATGTAATAGTGCCGGATACATCAAAAACAATTATACGGGCACCCGTTGCATTAATTGCTTCACGTAAACTTCCGGCACCTGCATCATTAAGGTTTGTTACTTTTATTACTCTACCACCTCTGCCGCCAATTGCATTACGTCCAAAACCTTCTGCACCCGGAAATGAATATGCTGTTTCCTGAACTGGTGTTGGACCTATAGGAGTTGAAGGTGTTCCCGAATTACTCTTTTTACAGTTGGAAAGCAATGCAAACAAACTAAGTAAAAAAGTAAAAAAGCGGGGACTCTTCATAATACATAATAGGATTGAGAAAAGAAAGGTGTGAGTTTCAATTCACACCTTTATAAATTTTAAAATTTTAAGGCCTCCATCTCGGATCACCCGTAGTATTTCTTGCGGGATACGTACCATCAATGATTTTAAAATTGCCATTGAAGGGATCCATCCATAATTCCAATGAAGTCTTACCATAAGTGGTGATACTTGGTATATCGTTACCTAACGAAACCTGGTCAAACGTTCTATAGTTATTAGAGGCATTGATAGTAGTAGCAGCATTAACTCTTATCCCCCTGATACTCCTGTTACCTGCATTATATTTTCCAATACCAAATATGCAATTATTGATAGTGATACCATTAGTAACATTATTTGTTGGCGAAGTACTGTAATCAACATAGTAATTGCTATTACCAAGAGGCGCTTCATTGATCGTACAATTTTCGATCAACACAGAGATTGAATTATTTCTACTGGTGATTATTTTTTCTGCTTTATAAATGGTGCTGTTCCTTATTATAATATTATCAGTTCTTGCCGTTATGACATCTACCGTATGAACACCATATCCTGCAAGACTATCAAGGATGCAATTATCCACCAGGAAATTATTGATGATAGCCGGCTGACTTTGGGTTCTTACAAGACCCCTGAATATCTCACCTTTGCAGGAAATAAAATTCAGTTTGCCGATCGTACAGGCTTTATCAATATTAAAAACATATTTTGTGGCGTAGTCGGTTCCCCGCAACGTAACATCTTTAAAAACGATAGAGTCTATTATACTTCCGGCAACTATATTAAAATTACTAGGCAGACTAATTATCGCCTGTCCAGGTGCAAGAAGATCGGCACCACTAAGCATTGTAACAGATTTACTCAGACTTAATGCAGTTGCTACAATATAAGTCTCGCCCCGTTTTAAAAGAACAGTACTGCCGGATGGTATTACAGGAAGTGTATCAGTCAATACAGAAGGTCTGCCAGTAATTCCTCTCAGATCAACCAGGTTCCCGCTTAAAGGAACTGCAGTAGTAAAGTCAGCCCATCCGCGAACACTGGTTCCACTATAAAGAAATATTATGTACGCAGTAGCTGATTGCAAACCACTGATAATTTTGTATTGATTTGTTACATCTGTTGGTGTAAGTGTTACTGTGGTAACAACAGAACTGTCTGAAGCTTTTAAAATTTTTATAGAAGTAACTGCAGCACCTCCGGTAGTCCAGCTAACCTTGACAGCCTCATCAGTCACATCACTTATACCCGGAGTATTCAGGATAGTTGGGAATTTTGCTGTTTTTATACTCCCAAGATTCGACATACCGGAATTAAATACCGTATCGGCAGCATTGGCACGAACCTGCACCTGGTATAGTTTATCCCAATACAGGTTTTCAAACATGTATACAGTCGTGTCAAGTGTAACTGATTGGATAATTGTTGTGAAATTATCACTGCTCAATTGCACAGTATATGACTGAGCCTCTTTTATTGGATGCCAGGAAGCTTTGATCCAGTTTCCTTCGGATAATAAAGCATCTTTATTGACAGGCCTGAACAATCGAACCTCTTCAAATGTTTCTGTTTTTTTACAGGCTCCAAATATTAATACAAGAAGACATGCCGCAAGGCTTAGCTTTTTCATAATTATGTTGTTAGCTTTTATGTTCGTTTTTTTAATACCCATACTGTTGTTGTAATGTGCCCAGGCTGCTTGATACAGTTGAATTATGTAATGGTAAAATATATCGCAAAGGAGTAGTTCCTGCATTATCAGGATATCCTCTCCATTGCTGAAGGATATAAGCAGCCGGGCCGCTGGTAGTTGTATTATACATTGAACGGGTCCAGCTGACACGTAAATAACCATTAGGGTTATCTCCGACATTCGGGACATTAACAACCGGCGGAATTACCGCAGGTCTCCTGTATTTATTATAAAAGATAACACTGTCACCAACATTTTTGTAATAGAGATAATCCGGAAGGTCTGCATATGGTCCCGTAGGTACAGTCGCATTTCCCGCAATTCCCATCTCTATCAATGAATTTCTTGTTTCAGCCACTTTTTTACCAAACAGGTTCCAACGTTCAAGATCATATTTACGGAGCATTTCGCCGCCAAACTCCCAGCCTCTTTCATTAACGATTGCATTAAAGAATTGATCCTTGCCTCCGCTCACATTCGCTATATATGTCTCTACCTTTTCTGCCCACTTAGCAGCAGGGAATGCCCTTTGCCTAACTTTCCTCAATGCTTCTTTAGCGATTTCAGTTGGGCCTCCATTGATCTCATTTTCAGTCTCTGCAAGCATTAATAACACATCAGCATACCGCATCATCGGCCAGTTAATACCTGTTCCTTTAGCGGAAGCAGAACCTAATGGAGTTGGTACAAGTCTTCTGTCCCATTTGCCCGGCGCAATAGAACCGGTACCACCAGGTACTTGTTTTAAATCCTTATCAAAATAAATAAGATAGCAGGTAACAGGTAAACGAAGATCCATTGTATCAAAAGAATGATAATAAGTAATTGGGAAAGACATATAATTTGAACCAGTGCCATAGTTATGTGTACCGGCATCAACTCTTACTCCATTGTTCCAGCCTACATCACCTGCACCAACCTGGAAAGCTACTTCATAGAGAACATCGCCATTTACTGCTTTAATATATTTATTCTCATTCATGAATACTGTAGCATAATTGCCAAGAGCACGGGGTTTCAGATCTAATAATATCCTGCAATAGGTATTCGCTGTATTGTAATAGTCAAGATAATCTGCTTTGCGTTTCATAGTCTGATCAGGATACATCCAATATCCGCCGCGCATTAGTGAAAGACGGGCTATCATACCGATAATAAATTCACGATTAATTCGCTCAATTCCATAATCAAGTTCTGATGCCCAATACATTTCAGGCTCAATTGCTTTCAGGTCATCAATAATGCTGGTTAGGATACTGTCCCTTCCCATCCTGGGTAGGTAAAAATTGTCACCCGCTTTGGTAGCAGTAGTTTTATAAGGTACATCACCCCAATGATTCATTAAAAGATAATACCAGATAGCCCTTAATCCCAGCGCCTCTCCTTTTAATTGCTGCATTTTTTTATTCCCTGCAATGACACTGGCATCAATTCCTTCTATACACTCATTGGCCCGGTTGATTGCGTTATAAGCATTGTTCCAAACAGTAAGAAGATCACCATTGGCAGACGTACATTCAAAAGACCAGATATCACGGCGTGAGTTATCAGGAGAACCACCTACCTGACCAGTTTCAATATCACTATTACCGGTAAAATTATTAGAGACCCGGGAAGTAAACGCATCCTGGTTGAACATAGCATAAATGCCTGACACCGCTTTCGAGGCATCTGATTCATTGGAGAATATATACTCCTGCGTAAATGCAGAAGGTGTATCAGGATTCAATACCTTTTTACAAGAAACGAAGATTAGCGAAGTAAGAACCAGGCTAAAAAAAATTGTACGTTTCATTTTAATATTATTAAATTTTTAAAATAACCTAATTAGAAATTTACATTAATACCAAGTGTAAAAGTCCGGCTCTTTGGATAACCGGAATAATCAACACCGGGAGTTAATGCAGTATAAGAACTGTTTCTGGTAGCACTCACTTCTGGATCATAACCGGAATATTTTGTCCATAATACTGCGTTATAAATGGTCGCATATAACCTGAGTTTTGTCATTTGTAAGTTTGATATCCATTTAGTAGGGAATGTATAACCAAGGGTAACATTATTCAATCGCAGGAAAGAACCATCTTCGACCGCCCATGAATGAATCACGGGTGATGCATTACCCATCGAGAACGGCGACCATAATTTAGCCCCGGCATTTAATTTAGCAAGCTCTGTAAGATCTGTAACCTGGTTGCCAGCTGCATCTATATATTTAAATCTATCAGCGTAATTCATAGTGCTAAGCATATTTCCATAAGTTGTTCTGTATAACATATTGAATGCGATCCTACCGGTATTATAGACATCATTGCCTACTACAAAGTTAAAGTACGTAGCAAGATCGAACCCTTTAAAAGTGGCGTTAAAACCGAAGCCCCCGCTGTACTTGGGTAATGCATTACCAATCACCTGCCGGTCAGCAGCGTTAATTATTCCATTTGAATCAAGGTCTTTTAATTTCATTACCCCGGGCCTTAAACTAATACCACCCATAAAAGTACCAATATTCGGAATGCCTGGTTGTAATGTATATACTCTTGTTGTAGGATTATAAGATGAAAAATCTTCCGGCTTGTAATATCCATCGTTTACGTACCCATATATTAAGCCTACAGTCTGGCCAACATAAAGCCGGTAATCGTCCTGTGTTTTCAAATCAGTTCCTGCCCAGTTCGAAGAGAAAGGTTTTTCATTAACGCCATCCAGCTGATCGATCTTAGCCCGGTTGATTCCTATATTAAATGAACCCGTAAGCTGGAAATCCTTCTTACTGATAATTGCACCATTTAGCGTTAACTCAACTCCTTTGTTGGAAGTTTGCCCGATATTACGCATTTGAGTTGTATAACCTGTGGTTGTGGGTATATCCGATTGCACCAACAAATCTTTTGTGGTGTTCCGATAAACTTCTAAAGTACCTGAGAGCCTATTATTAAAGAGCCCGAAGTCAAGTCCAATATTCCTGGTGATAGTTGTTTCCCATCTCAAATCAGGATTAACCAAAATGGTTGAAGCCGCCCCCCAATATGCCTGTGGTACATCTCCAAATCCAATAGGCCGGCTAGTATTGATCCTATAGGTTCTTCTCCACAGGTCATTTATGATCCGGTTATTCCCGGCTTCTCCATAACTTATTCTCAATTTAAGATCAGAAACGAAAGAAACACCCTTCATAAAATCTTCCTGTGATACTCTCCAGGCAAAAGCTGCTGCAGGAAAAATACCCCATCTGTTATCGGGAGCAAACTTGCTTGATGCATCAGCTCTACCTGTAAGTGTTAAGAGATATTTTCCTTTATACTGGTAAAAAGCCTGGCCAAAAAATGATAGCAGGTTATCGCCGGGTCCTTCGAAAGTCTCGTATCTGTCCGGAACCCCAAGCGCCATGTTAGCAAAAAGTCTTTCTGGTGGCAGGCTTACATCAAAACCTTCAGAGCGGTTAAAATTTGATTTTACTTTCCCTGCTAACACTTCCTGTCCAATCAATAAATTGAGATCATGGTCACTGCCTGTCTTAACTTTATATTTAAGTGTATTGGCCCAACGATAACTCATATTGTTATACTGAGTTATTTCACCAAGCGGCAGGTTTCCTCCATTATTCTTTGATTCTCCTGTGAGCGGGCCATAATACCGTTTACTATCACCATAACCAAGGTTGAGCGTAAACTCGGAACGGAATAGAAGGTTGTTCAAAACATTCCATGACAGAGCCACACTGTTATTAAAACTTTTATCTATTTTCTTGCGGTAATCCTGGGCAGCTAATTCAATCGGGTTGACCAGGTTTTTCAGAAACTGTTCATAATCGTCATCAGGACCTGTCGGGTCAATAATGATTTGATCAGCAATTCCATTTACAGGTCGTGTATTGATACCATCAGAAATTCTTAAACTTGATCCCCCCGAAGTGCCGGCACCATCTATTTCTATATTAGTAAAACGGGATGCCATCTCAAACTTAAATTTTCTTGAAATTTCATGATTCAGTTTAAAATTCATGTAGGTCCTTTTGTAACCTGAACCAACTAATATACCGTCGTCATTATTATGTGTTACGCTAAAGCTGAACTTAGTTTTATCAGTTCCACCCGTCAGGCTTACGTTATGTTGTTGCGATATGGCAACGCCACCAAATAATTCTTCCTGCCAGTCAGTGCCTTTCTGCGCTTTATATAATTCAAGATCCTGATACACTCCAAAATACTTGCTAAAATTGTCCACTTCTGATTGTGATCTTATTCTCGCATATTCATATTGTGCCAATACAAATTCATAGGGTGACATTACCTCCAGCTTTTTTGGAAGTGTTCTGCCCTGGAAATAACTATTAAAAGAAACTACTGTTTTTCCGCCTTTAGCGCTTTTAGTGGTAATGATCACTACACCGTTTGCACCCCTTGCCCCATAGATGGCAGCAGAAGAAGCATCTTTCAATATATCAATATTGACAATATCAGTAGGAGCGATATCATTGATACTTGACACGGGGAACCCGTCAACAATATACAATGGGGAATTATCTTGTGTAACAGAACCGCCACCACGTACCCTTATAACAATTTCGGCCCCCGGAGCCCCATCTGTAGTTGTAACCTGTACGCCGGCCATTCTGCCGGTCATAGCTTCCGCTACATTTGTAACAGGAATTTTTTCAATCTCCTTGCCTGACATAGAAGAGGTAGCGCCAGTAAGATCTTTCTTTTTTACTGTTGTATAGCCAACTACTACTACTTCTTCCTCTAGTTTAGCTAATTTCTCTAGTTGAACCGTAACAGGTGTCTTGCCGTCAGTTGAAATACTAGAAGTCTTATACCCTACACTTGAAAAGCTAAGTACAACATTTGCTGATCCAGAAACTGTAAGTGTAAAATTTCCGTCTTTATCAGTTTGTGTCCCCGTCTTTGAGCCGGCAGCGGCTACAGTTACACCGGGAATTGGTGCTCCTGACTCATCGGTGATTTTGCCTTTTACTTGCCTGTCCTGGGCAAGAACAACAAAAAATAGAAGGCAGGAAAAAATGGAAAGAAAAAATTTCTTCATGATAGCAAGCATTTAATTAAGAGTGAGAGTTAGATAAATTTCTACCGCCGTTTCTAAAAATACAGCACTGGCGGTAAAAATTTCCATCCAATGCTAGTGAGTATTTCCGGATAACTAATCAACGAATAATGACTTTATTTACGCAATCGTTCCCGATATCGATGCCACACTTATCGCATTAAGTGCCAACAATTAAGGAATTATAGCTCCAAATCTCAAAGATGAATTTCTATAACCGTTTTTTTGTGCTGTTATAAGCTATTTTATCTGGTTAAAATATCGGTCGGCCGGACAGCCTGTAACTCTTTTTCTATCCGTACTAATTTGATTAACTTTATTGTGCGTCAGGTTATTGAAAATGATGGTTTTCCAATGAAGTTCGAAGCCGTAACAATTAAAGATATTGCTAAAGCATTGGGGCTTTCTACCTCCACTGTTTCCCGTGCATTACGTGACAGCTATGAAATAAGTCCGGAGACCAAGAAGATGGTAATGGAGTATGCGGAGAAGATCAATTACCACCCCAACCCGATTGCACTTAGCCTGAAAGAAAGAAAAAGCCGGACGATCGGTGTTATTGTATGCGAAATTGCTAACCCTTTTTTCTCCCAGGTAATTAATGGTATTGAATCTGTGGCACATGATAGTGGTTACAACGTAATCATTGCACAAAGCCATGAATTGTTTGAGAAAGAAGTAAGAGACCTGCAATATCTTACCAGTCGCAGCATTGATGGCCTGATCGTTTCCGTATCAGTTGAAACAAATGATTTTTCACACCTGATAGATGTATACCAAAAAGGATTGCCGGTTGTTTTCTTTGACAGGATCGTAAATGAAATTGACACACACAAGGTAATTGTAGATAATTACAAAGGCACTTATGATGCAACCATGCATTTAATAAACAATGGTTGCAGAAATATTGGCACTCTTACGTTTGCTTCTTTTCTTTCTATTACCCGTGAACGTATGGCCGGCTATAAAGCCGCATTGGCTGACAGCAATATTGCTTTTGATGAACAACTGATCCAGCATTGCAAACCGGGCCCTTATTTAAATGATGATCTTGAAGCTGCTGTAAAAAAATTATTGAGAATGCGACCGGTGCCGGATGCTATTCTTGGTTTATCTGATAAACTCACTACGGGTTGCCTGCGTATTTTGAAAAAAGAAAATATAAAAGTTCCGGAGGATATATCGCTGATTGGTTTTTCCAACAGCGAACTCACTGATTTAATAGACCCACCTCTGTCTATTATAAAACAACCTGCATTTGAAATGGGTGAAATATCTACCCGTCTATTATTGCAAATGATAGAAAGCAAAAGACCTGTTACTGATTTTGTCACTAAAGTTCTTACACCGGAGCTGGTGATAAATGCTTCTTCAGAGTATAAAAGGACGCTTAAAAAAAATGATACAGTAAATGCTTAAGAGTATTATGCCTTGAACAATTTATCAACTTCTTCTTTAAGTTTTGGTTTATTAAGTTTGCTCAGAGCATTAATAGCATTTATGTACATTGAGTTTATATCTCTTGGTTTATCTTTTCCCAATGCAATTGCTTTTTCATAATTAGCCCTTACATCATCATCTTTATTAAGATAAAGATTAGCTTCTGCTATTGTTGCATATTTCCAATGATCATCTTCACACTCATTGGCATTCTTTAGTGCAATCTGTGCATATTCCTTTCCATTACTTATATCTTCATTTTGAAAGTGAAGAAAGGCGAGATTAATAGCATGATAATATATCTGATTTGCCTTATCCGCGTTATCGGAGCTTTCTGCCATGGTAAATGCTCTTTGATACAACACAATTGCTTTATCCAAATCTGGCTGCAATTCATTATCCAGGTATTTTCGTTTATAACGGCCTCCAAGAATACCTATAAAGTCAGTGTTATCTTTTATATGGCTGCTTGCTTCAAGTACTTTTATAGCATCATCCAATTCTTTTGTTCCTTCTAAAGCAAAAATATATTCACGTAAAGCTCCTTTACTCATTACATCTAATTTTCCTTTAAATGAATTTAATATGCCTGCATAATTACCCTGTAACCTGTTCAGATCGCCATCAATAAAAAGTTTCAAGTGTTTTTTTTTGTTAATAACAGCTTTTTTCAATACATGAAAACTGGTGTGATTTGAATCTTCAGGTTTTACCATGTCAGTATGATTTCCTGTAGTATGAGCATAATATTGTTTGTCAAATGGACTGTGACTTGATTCTATAGGAACAAACGCATCAAGTTCACCTGCTACAGAAACAAAATAAAAAGGAATTTTAGTCGCAAACCTAGCATTCCAGTCTGCACGAAGGTTTTTTATAAACTCTCCTTCCCTATCCATATCACGTACCTGTATATTATACCACTTGCCCAAAGTTGCTTTATGAAGACCTCCGCTGGGTGTACCATAAAGCATCAGGTGTGTTATCCTGTCAAAATCTTTTTCATCTAAACTCAATAAAGCCCGTTGCACAACAAGGCCACCCATACTATGTGCAACAAAAACAATCCTCTTATACTCCTTAAGTAAAGTTTCAATACTGGTTTTAAAATAGCCTGCCACTTTTGTAATATCAGGTTGTTGCGCCCAGATTTTCAATCCAAATGTGGGCATCATATCACTTGCATAGCCAATACTCACAATATCCCAACCATTAAACTCCGATTCTGCTTTAATCAATTCAGGAAATTTTCCGAAAGTTTCATTCGGGCTTCCATTAAAGCCATGGACAAAACAGATAATGCTGTTATTACCTGCTTCCTCACGATACACGATTGTTTCTCCTTTGTCTTTTCCTGTAAGTGACTTAAGAAGGTCCTTACCAATTTGCTGTATCATTTTCTTTTTTTTAAAAGTAAAAAATGATTTGATTAAAGTCCACCAAGGCATATTAGGTGCATTTTTTAGTTTAGTAAGCTATGCTAGCTCAGATGTTTAAATGCATTTTCAACTATTTTTCTTTCTTCATTAGTTGGCTTTAGCATATCCATCAATTTTTTTGCCTGCTTAAAGGATGAACCATGTGAATCTTTTTCAGTCGGCGCTATATCTACTGCCTGGCTGTACATTTCACCCGCCTCACTGTATTTTTTTTGGATCAACAATGTTTCGGCTATTGTCGCTGTTTTCCAGTAATCACCCTTTACGGCTGTGTTACCGACAATTGCTTCTACTTTTTTAGCATAATCATTTCCTTTATCTAATTCACCTAAAAAAATACTTTTTGCGGCGGCATTGATACCGGTATAATAATCATCAGGCGCCTTTTCAAATCCTTCTGCATATAATTTCCTCGATTGTCTTAAATCAGCTAATTCTCCTGATTTATTATAGCGATCCATCCATGTACGTCCATAGATACCCGTTGTTTCGGGATCGAGATGATTCAATTCATACAATTCACCAAGTATATCCTGCGCTTCATCCAGATCGTTTTCTTTACCTCTGCGGGCCAAGGCAAGAGCTTTGAGTTGTTTGGGGCGAATGGATTTAGGAAATTTTTTTTCAACCTTTTCAAGCATTTCAATTGCTTCATCTTTATTGCCGAGCTTAATAAGTCCATCTGCAGTTTTACAGGCCAGTGAAGCAGTCGTTTTCCATGGGAGCCCTCCTCCTTCGAATAACTGTTTCAGTTTTTCAGGACGGTTATTGCGTATAGCTGCTGATATTTTTGCATTCTCAATTCCTGCGGCTTCATCTTGCTCCCATGCAAAGTGAACAGCTGCATCATTAAGTGCTTTGCCGGTAATACCATAAACTAATCGCAGTAAGTCACCTCCATTGGGTCCATCGGGATAATCGGAGAAATCAATAAAAAGTTTAGTACTTGCAAATGTTGGTAGCGGTGCTTTTTCAATTTTTACAGGTACTAAAAAAAAGTTTTTGTCATTTGTGGCTTTAGTAATCAGCACATCATATTCATTTCGCACCCATTCAGAATCTCTGGCAGCATTCGACCATATTAAAATACCTGCCTGACTGTTTTCTAATCCTGTTTCTAATGTACGTGCTAGTGAATCCCCGGGTTTAAGTACATACTGATCTAAAAAAACTTTAAACCCCATTTCCGTGAGCACATCATAAAGGTTGAGCACCCAACCCCTGTTGACAGATCGATAGGAAAGAAAAACATTCCATTGCTGATTAGGTTTTAGCGGCATTGGCTGTGGTGCATGTTGTAACCATTCTTGTGGAATCATCGCTTTAAATTTTAAATGTCAATGGAAAATGTTCCTCTTTTACCGGCATTGCTGTAATACGGTCTTTAATAAAACATCCGTTTGAAGCAGCTTTTTTTCCTATCTCGAACAGTTCAAAGCGGCTATCAGCATTACTCATTTCCACAA
This window contains:
- a CDS encoding DUF5123 domain-containing protein, with product MQELLLCDIFYHYIIQLYQAAWAHYNNSMGIKKTNIKANNIIMKKLSLAACLLVLIFGACKKTETFEEVRLFRPVNKDALLSEGNWIKASWHPIKEAQSYTVQLSSDNFTTIIQSVTLDTTVYMFENLYWDKLYQVQVRANAADTVFNSGMSNLGSIKTAKFPTILNTPGISDVTDEAVKVSWTTGGAAVTSIKILKASDSSVVTTVTLTPTDVTNQYKIISGLQSATAYIIFLYSGTSVRGWADFTTAVPLSGNLVDLRGITGRPSVLTDTLPVIPSGSTVLLKRGETYIVATALSLSKSVTMLSGADLLAPGQAIISLPSNFNIVAGSIIDSIVFKDVTLRGTDYATKYVFNIDKACTIGKLNFISCKGEIFRGLVRTQSQPAIINNFLVDNCILDSLAGYGVHTVDVITARTDNIIIRNSTIYKAEKIITSRNNSISVLIENCTINEAPLGNSNYYVDYSTSPTNNVTNGITINNCIFGIGKYNAGNRSIRGIRVNAATTINASNNYRTFDQVSLGNDIPSITTYGKTSLELWMDPFNGNFKIIDGTYPARNTTGDPRWRP
- a CDS encoding RagB/SusD family nutrient uptake outer membrane protein, translating into MKRTIFFSLVLTSLIFVSCKKVLNPDTPSAFTQEYIFSNESDASKAVSGIYAMFNQDAFTSRVSNNFTGNSDIETGQVGGSPDNSRRDIWSFECTSANGDLLTVWNNAYNAINRANECIEGIDASVIAGNKKMQQLKGEALGLRAIWYYLLMNHWGDVPYKTTATKAGDNFYLPRMGRDSILTSIIDDLKAIEPEMYWASELDYGIERINREFIIGMIARLSLMRGGYWMYPDQTMKRKADYLDYYNTANTYCRILLDLKPRALGNYATVFMNENKYIKAVNGDVLYEVAFQVGAGDVGWNNGVRVDAGTHNYGTGSNYMSFPITYYHSFDTMDLRLPVTCYLIYFDKDLKQVPGGTGSIAPGKWDRRLVPTPLGSASAKGTGINWPMMRYADVLLMLAETENEINGGPTEIAKEALRKVRQRAFPAAKWAEKVETYIANVSGGKDQFFNAIVNERGWEFGGEMLRKYDLERWNLFGKKVAETRNSLIEMGIAGNATVPTGPYADLPDYLYYKNVGDSVIFYNKYRRPAVIPPVVNVPNVGDNPNGYLRVSWTRSMYNTTTSGPAAYILQQWRGYPDNAGTTPLRYILPLHNSTVSSSLGTLQQQYGY
- a CDS encoding TonB-dependent receptor, producing MKKFFLSIFSCLLFFVVLAQDRQVKGKITDESGAPIPGVTVAAAGSKTGTQTDKDGNFTLTVSGSANVVLSFSSVGYKTSSISTDGKTPVTVQLEKLAKLEEEVVVVGYTTVKKKDLTGATSSMSGKEIEKIPVTNVAEAMTGRMAGVQVTTTDGAPGAEIVIRVRGGGSVTQDNSPLYIVDGFPVSSINDIAPTDIVNIDILKDASSAAIYGARGANGVVIITTKSAKGGKTVVSFNSYFQGRTLPKKLEVMSPYEFVLAQYEYARIRSQSEVDNFSKYFGVYQDLELYKAQKGTDWQEELFGGVAISQQHNVSLTGGTDKTKFSFSVTHNNDDGILVGSGYKRTYMNFKLNHEISRKFKFEMASRFTNIEIDGAGTSGGSSLRISDGINTRPVNGIADQIIIDPTGPDDDYEQFLKNLVNPIELAAQDYRKKIDKSFNNSVALSWNVLNNLLFRSEFTLNLGYGDSKRYYGPLTGESKNNGGNLPLGEITQYNNMSYRWANTLKYKVKTGSDHDLNLLIGQEVLAGKVKSNFNRSEGFDVSLPPERLFANMALGVPDRYETFEGPGDNLLSFFGQAFYQYKGKYLLTLTGRADASSKFAPDNRWGIFPAAAFAWRVSQEDFMKGVSFVSDLKLRISYGEAGNNRIINDLWRRTYRINTSRPIGFGDVPQAYWGAASTILVNPDLRWETTITRNIGLDFGLFNNRLSGTLEVYRNTTKDLLVQSDIPTTTGYTTQMRNIGQTSNKGVELTLNGAIISKKDFQLTGSFNIGINRAKIDQLDGVNEKPFSSNWAGTDLKTQDDYRLYVGQTVGLIYGYVNDGYYKPEDFSSYNPTTRVYTLQPGIPNIGTFMGGISLRPGVMKLKDLDSNGIINAADRQVIGNALPKYSGGFGFNATFKGFDLATYFNFVVGNDVYNTGRIAFNMLYRTTYGNMLSTMNYADRFKYIDAAGNQVTDLTELAKLNAGAKLWSPFSMGNASPVIHSWAVEDGSFLRLNNVTLGYTFPTKWISNLQMTKLRLYATIYNAVLWTKYSGYDPEVSATRNSSYTALTPGVDYSGYPKSRTFTLGINVNF
- a CDS encoding LacI family transcriptional regulator: MKFEAVTIKDIAKALGLSTSTVSRALRDSYEISPETKKMVMEYAEKINYHPNPIALSLKERKSRTIGVIVCEIANPFFSQVINGIESVAHDSGYNVIIAQSHELFEKEVRDLQYLTSRSIDGLIVSVSVETNDFSHLIDVYQKGLPVVFFDRIVNEIDTHKVIVDNYKGTYDATMHLINNGCRNIGTLTFASFLSITRERMAGYKAALADSNIAFDEQLIQHCKPGPYLNDDLEAAVKKLLRMRPVPDAILGLSDKLTTGCLRILKKENIKVPEDISLIGFSNSELTDLIDPPLSIIKQPAFEMGEISTRLLLQMIESKRPVTDFVTKVLTPELVINASSEYKRTLKKNDTVNA
- a CDS encoding alpha/beta hydrolase, producing MPWWTLIKSFFTFKKKKMIQQIGKDLLKSLTGKDKGETIVYREEAGNNSIICFVHGFNGSPNETFGKFPELIKAESEFNGWDIVSIGYASDMMPTFGLKIWAQQPDITKVAGYFKTSIETLLKEYKRIVFVAHSMGGLVVQRALLSLDEKDFDRITHLMLYGTPSGGLHKATLGKWYNIQVRDMDREGEFIKNLRADWNARFATKIPFYFVSVAGELDAFVPIESSHSPFDKQYYAHTTGNHTDMVKPEDSNHTSFHVLKKAVINKKKHLKLFIDGDLNRLQGNYAGILNSFKGKLDVMSKGALREYIFALEGTKELDDAIKVLEASSHIKDNTDFIGILGGRYKRKYLDNELQPDLDKAIVLYQRAFTMAESSDNADKANQIYYHAINLAFLHFQNEDISNGKEYAQIALKNANECEDDHWKYATIAEANLYLNKDDDVRANYEKAIALGKDKPRDINSMYINAINALSKLNKPKLKEEVDKLFKA
- a CDS encoding DUF4071 domain-containing protein; the protein is MIPQEWLQHAPQPMPLKPNQQWNVFLSYRSVNRGWVLNLYDVLTEMGFKVFLDQYVLKPGDSLARTLETGLENSQAGILIWSNAARDSEWVRNEYDVLITKATNDKNFFLVPVKIEKAPLPTFASTKLFIDFSDYPDGPNGGDLLRLVYGITGKALNDAAVHFAWEQDEAAGIENAKISAAIRNNRPEKLKQLFEGGGLPWKTTASLACKTADGLIKLGNKDEAIEMLEKVEKKFPKSIRPKQLKALALARRGKENDLDEAQDILGELYELNHLDPETTGIYGRTWMDRYNKSGELADLRQSRKLYAEGFEKAPDDYYTGINAAAKSIFLGELDKGNDYAKKVEAIVGNTAVKGDYWKTATIAETLLIQKKYSEAGEMYSQAVDIAPTEKDSHGSSFKQAKKLMDMLKPTNEERKIVENAFKHLS